Part of the Solwaraspora sp. WMMA2065 genome is shown below.
CGTCGGCTGGGCCGCCTGCGCCCCTGTCTCGGACCGGTGCGTCTATGCCGGGGTCGTCGAGCACTCCGTCTACGTCCACCCCGACGCCCGCGGGCGCGGCATCGGCCGGCAACTGCTCCAGCAGTTGATCACCGCCACCGAACAGGCCGGCATCTGGACCATCCAGTCCGGAGTCTTCCCCGAGAACACCGCCAGCATCGCCCTGCACCACGGATGCGGTTTCCGTACCATCGGCACCCGCGAACGCATCGGCCGCCATCACGGCCGCTGGCGTGACGTCGTCCTCCTCGAACGCCGCAGCCCGAACATCGGCTGACCTTCCGACCGGCGCGCCCCGGGCCGGGTCGGTCGCGGATGATCGGATCGGGCCGCAGAAGTCGGGCGCCGCCGAGGCGGGTTCGGCCAGGCTGAACGGCGAAGGGAGGCTTCGTGATCTCGGCACTCAATCGGCTGGTCGACCTCGTCGAAGAGCACCTGACCGAGGAGTTCGACGTCGACGCGGTGGCCGGCACGCTCGGCACGACCGAGTACCACCTGCGCCGGATGTTCTCGTCGCTGGCCGGCATGCCGCTGTCGGAGTACGTACGCCGCCGCCGGATGACCGTCGCCGCCGCCGACCTCGTTCGCGGCGACGACGATCTGCTGAGCATCGCCGTCCGGTACGGGTACGGCTCGACGGAGGCGTTCGGGCGGGCCTTCCGGGCCGTACACGGTGTCGGCCCGGGTGACGTGCGCCGTCGCGGAGGCCCCCTTCGCACCCAGTCACAGCTCAGGTTCCGCCTGACCGTCGAAGGGAACACTCCGATGCACACCCGAATCATCGACCGGCCCGCCTTCCGGCTCGTCGGACACGCGGCCCGGGTCCCGCTGATCCACCACGGCGTCAGCCCGCACATCCAGCGGCACATCGCCGCACTACCGGCCCAGGAGCACTCCCGGCTGAAGTCGCTCGGCAACGCCGAGCCGGCCGGACTGCTGCAGATTCTCCACGACCTCGACCCGGACAGCACCGAGGGCACCGAGCTCACCTACCTGCACGGGGTCGCCATCGACACGGACACGGCCATCCCCGCCGACCTCAACTCCGTCGAGGTGCCGGCCGGCACCTGGGCGGTGTTCCGCACCGCCGGACCGCACCCGCAGACCCTGCAGGCGGCCTGGGCCGCGACCGCCACCGAGTGGTTCCCGTCCAACCCGTGGCGGCTGCGGCCGGGTCCGTCGATGGTTGCCTTCCTCGAACGTGCGGCCGACTTCAGCACCGCCACCTGCGACCTGTGGCTGCCCGTCGAACCGGACTGACGGGGCAGGACTGGCGGGCAGCAGATCGTACGGACAGTCAGGTCGCCGGGTCCGGCGCATCCGCCGCGCCCCGCCGACGGCGACGCAGCAGCAGCCGGGCGACCAGTGCGGGCACCAGATGCAGGACGACGACGAGCACGCCGACCGGCACCGCCAGCTGACCGATCGAAAGTCCGTGCAGCGCCAGCACCAGTGCCGCGCATCCGGCGGTGACCAGCGCACCGCCGGATGCGCGGACCAGCACCCGGCGGGCCGGTGGGGCTTCATAGGCACCGTCGGCCGCTGTGGCCCGCCGCGATGTCACCGCCCCGACCACGGCCCAGACCGCGATCAGGGTGGTGAACTGCAGTGCCCAGACGGCAGTCGCCGCGACGCTGGCGTGGTTGGTGTACGCCGGCGCGGCGGTCGTCGCCACCGCGAAGACAACGAAGGCCGGCAGCCAGGTGAAGGCGTAGACGAAGACCGCCGCCCGGACGGCCGCCGCTGGCCTGCTCTGCCGGTCCCGCAGCGGCAGGACCTGCTCGGCGATGCTGACCCGCACCTCGTCGGAGGCCCAGACCAACTTACGGTCCGGACCTGACGGAGGCGCCGGTGGCACAGGGCTCGACATGCCGACAAGACTAGCGACCGATCGATCTACTTAGGTACGCGGTCACGCCAGCGGGTCGAGGTGCCGCCGCAGCTCAGCCGCGAACCGGGCGCTGACCTTGGCCGGGGCCAGGGCTTCGACGTGGTCGCGGACCGCCGCGCGGACCGGCTCGGCGCGGTCCCAGGAACCGCCGGACTCGGTGATCGTCTCGGCGGTCTTGTCCGGGTCGGACAGGTCGAACCGGCGCAGCGCGGCGTCCGGCAGCAGGCCACCGACGGTGGTGCCGGTCGACACGTACGCCGGCAGTCCGAACCCGGCGGTCAGCGCCAGCGCACCGGAGTTCAGCGACGACCGGTACGGGTAGACGGCGGCGTCGGCCGCCCGCAGAAAGTACTGCACGTCGGTGTCGGGTGCGAAGCCAGGGTGGAAGATCACCGCCGGGTGCTCGGCAGCCCGGCGCATGAAGTCGGGGCCGCCGGCCTCCTCGCGTACCTTGCCGGCGACCAGCCAGCGCAGCCGTGGGTCGAGCCGGACCGCGACATCGAGCGCGTCGAGGAAGTCGCCGTGCCCCTTGTACGGCCGGACCTGCCCGAAGGTGACCAGCACCCGGACGCCGAGCGGGATGCCGAGGTGGCTGCGGGCGGCGGGCCGGTCCACCCAGTCCGGGTAGGCGCCGGCGAAGGTGGGGTGCGGGGCGATCACCACGCGTCGGGGCTCGGCTCCGAAGGTCTCCCGCAGGATGTCGAGGTGGCTGTCGTGCATCAGGTGCACCACATCGGCGGCGGCGAGCATCACCTGGCGCAGCCGGGTTTCGGTCGCCCGGTGCACAGTCTCGTGCGGGAGCAGGTTGTGCACCGTCCAGACCAGCCGTACGCCCTGGTCGCGCAGGGTGTCCAGCCGCTTGGCGAAGGCATCGACCGCTGCCTCGGCCTGGCTGGTGGTGGTGCAACCGGAGGTGACGTCGTAGAGCCAGTGCACGTGCAGCACCCGGCCGACGCCGTCGGGCAGCGCGGGCAGCAGTTTGTCCAGTTGGTCGAGGCGGCGGACCCGGATCGGCGTCAAGTTGTGCCCGGCGAACCGGCTGTACAGCAACGACTGGTACGG
Proteins encoded:
- a CDS encoding GNAT family N-acetyltransferase, with the translated sequence MTDAHRNAVLDIYRLGIATGNATFETEPPSWDNFTATRLPDHRWVAVDPAAGVHTVVGWAACAPVSDRCVYAGVVEHSVYVHPDARGRGIGRQLLQQLITATEQAGIWTIQSGVFPENTASIALHHGCGFRTIGTRERIGRHHGRWRDVVLLERRSPNIG
- a CDS encoding AraC family transcriptional regulator, yielding MISALNRLVDLVEEHLTEEFDVDAVAGTLGTTEYHLRRMFSSLAGMPLSEYVRRRRMTVAAADLVRGDDDLLSIAVRYGYGSTEAFGRAFRAVHGVGPGDVRRRGGPLRTQSQLRFRLTVEGNTPMHTRIIDRPAFRLVGHAARVPLIHHGVSPHIQRHIAALPAQEHSRLKSLGNAEPAGLLQILHDLDPDSTEGTELTYLHGVAIDTDTAIPADLNSVEVPAGTWAVFRTAGPHPQTLQAAWAATATEWFPSNPWRLRPGPSMVAFLERAADFSTATCDLWLPVEPD
- a CDS encoding glycosyltransferase, whose amino-acid sequence is MIVPWRRGTSAGHLLDDALSALTAADWSDTGRPPVAWLHWPVDRANPYQSLLYSRFAGHNLTPIRVRRLDQLDKLLPALPDGVGRVLHVHWLYDVTSGCTTTSQAEAAVDAFAKRLDTLRDQGVRLVWTVHNLLPHETVHRATETRLRQVMLAAADVVHLMHDSHLDILRETFGAEPRRVVIAPHPTFAGAYPDWVDRPAARSHLGIPLGVRVLVTFGQVRPYKGHGDFLDALDVAVRLDPRLRWLVAGKVREEAGGPDFMRRAAEHPAVIFHPGFAPDTDVQYFLRAADAAVYPYRSSLNSGALALTAGFGLPAYVSTGTTVGGLLPDAALRRFDLSDPDKTAETITESGGSWDRAEPVRAAVRDHVEALAPAKVSARFAAELRRHLDPLA